In one Solanum dulcamara chromosome 1, daSolDulc1.2, whole genome shotgun sequence genomic region, the following are encoded:
- the LOC129893875 gene encoding uncharacterized protein LOC129893875 isoform X2, translated as MNKPPHPKTENSDEKLNSNGSRMEEQDRLEQEEALIALIEHRTKEVEHLRQRIAYYKSQFSEAENRLEETQVKLARLRGRENIAASTSSRGNRASPLTSKRRSTSPIQKNEGSFHSLSESKPHRSQDSNPPLRKSPAPDRKMASPFQKNEYSSRCVPQGKPPLVIPDVKPRISQPLKRIESVPKISSASDSPAGGSGLAHVTSMTKLKADKSHRMTEKEASELQPKGTKRKFEQKEHRELIQLIGSYSSASMIRCQTSCVISSQHKRKLRTIISCPTNDQLFASSALDGLVNLWQVHGRGSTANLLSSTDCLSSKHRRWPEDVAWHPEGDSLFSVYSADGGDSQISILNLNKGKEMRVSFLEEKPHVKGIINNIIFMPWEDIQFVTGGSDHAVIMWSNKDGENSWKAKALHRSLHSSAVMGVAGLQHKKVVMSAGADRRIIGFDVLADRAGYKHQIESKCMSVLPNPCDFNLFMVQTGTIERQLRLFDFRLRQTEVHAFGWKQESSDSQSALINQAWSPDGLYITSGSVDPVIHVFDIRYNSHKPSQSIKAHQKRVFKAIWHHAVPLLISISSDLNIGLHKII; from the exons ATGAATAAACCCCCGCACCCCAAAACTGAAAACTCAGACGAAAAACTGAATTCGAATGGAAGTAGAATGGAAGAGCAGGATAGATTGGAGCAAGAAGAAGCACTTATTGCTCTCATTGAGCATCGCACAAAGGAAGTCGAACATCTTCGACAACGCATCGCCTATTACAAATCTCAG TTCTCTGAAGCAGAGAATAGGCTAGAGGAGACACAGGTGAAATTAGCTCGTCTTCGGGGCCGAGAGAACATAGCAGCATCCACAAGCTCCCGTGGGAACAGGGCAAGTCCATTGACATCCAAAAGAAGATCCACAAGTCCCATTCAGAAAAATGAGGGCTCTTTTCATAGCTTGTCTGAATCTAAACCACATCGTAGCCAAGACAGCAATCCACCGCTTAGGAAATCTCCAGCACCAGATCGGAAAATGGCAAGCCCTTTCCAGAAAAATGAATATAGTTCTCGCTGTGTGCCCCAGGGGAAACCACCACTTGTCATTCCCGATGTGAAACCAAGAATATCTCAACCTTTGAAGAGGATAGAATCTGTTCCTAAAATCTCGAGTGCTTCTGATTCTCCGGCTGGTGGATCAGGGCTAGCTCATGTTACTAGTATGACAAAGTTAAAAGCAGATAAAAGTCACAGAATGACGGAGAAGGAAGCTTCGGAACTTCAGCCTAAAGGAACAAAAAGGAAGTTTG AGCAGAAAGAACATAGAGAGCTGATACAATTGATAGGTAGTTATTCTTCAGCAAGCATGATACGCTGCCAGACGTCCTGTGTCATATCTAGTCAACACAAGAGAAAGCTGAGAACAATTATTTCGTGTCCTACAAATGATCAACTTTTTGCAAGCAG TGCGTTGGACGGGCTTGTCAACTTATGGCAGGTACATGGCAGAGG GTCAACTGCTAATCTTCTTAGTTCCACTGATTGCCTTTCATCCAAGCATAGGAGATGGCCAGAAGATGTAGCCTGGCATCCGGAAGGCGATAGTCTCTTTTCAGTTTATAGTGCTGATGGCGGGGATTCTCAAATTTCAATCTTGAATCTTAACAAAGGAAAAGAG ATGCGTGTAAGTTTCTTGGAGGAGAAGCCTCATGTCAAAGGGATAATCAACAATATAATCTTCATGCCGTGGGAAGATATCCAGTTTGTTACTGGTGGTAGTGATCATGCAGTAATTATGTGGAGCAATAAAGATGGAGAAAATTCTTGGAAAGCTAAAGCATTGCATAGAAGTTTGCATTCTTCTGCAGTGATGGGAGTTGCCGGTTTGCAGCATAAGAAAGTTGTGATGTCTGCTGGAGCTGACAGACGGATCATTGGATTTGATGTGCTAGCTGACAGAGCAGGATACAAGCATCAAATAGAAAGTAAATGCATGAGTGTCCTACCTAATCCGTGCGACTTCAATCTCTTTATGGTGCAGACAGG GACTATAGAGAGGCAGCTTCGCTTATTTGATTTTAGATTGAGGCAGACAGAGGTTCATGCCTTTGGGTGGAAGCAAGAAAGTAGTGACTCACAGTCCGCTCTCATAAACCAGGCTTGGTCACCTGATGGCTTGTACATAACATCTGGGTCGGTTGATCCAGTCATCCACGTTTTTGACATAAGGTACAATTCACACAAACCTTCTCAGTCCATTAAAGCCCATCAAAAGCGAGTCTTCAAAGCTATTTGGCATCATGCTGTCCCGCTCCTCATTTCTATATCTTCTGATTTGAACATTGGTTTGCACAAAATCATTTGA
- the LOC129893875 gene encoding uncharacterized protein LOC129893875 isoform X1, producing the protein MNKPPHPKTENSDEKLNSNGSRMEEQDRLEQEEALIALIEHRTKEVEHLRQRIAYYKSQFSEAENRLEETQVKLARLRGRENIAASTSSRGNRASPLTSKRRSTSPIQKNEGSFHSLSESKPHRSQDSNPPLRKSPAPDRKMASPFQKNEYSSRCVPQGKPPLVIPDVKPRISQPLKRIESVPKISSASDSPAGGSGLAHVTSMTKLKADKSHRMTEKEASELQPKGTKRKFEQKEHRELIQLIGSYSSASMIRCQTSCVISSQHKRKLRTIISCPTNDQLFASSALDGLVNLWQVHGRGSTANLLSSTDCLSSKHRRWPEDVAWHPEGDSLFSVYSADGGDSQISILNLNKGKEKMRVSFLEEKPHVKGIINNIIFMPWEDIQFVTGGSDHAVIMWSNKDGENSWKAKALHRSLHSSAVMGVAGLQHKKVVMSAGADRRIIGFDVLADRAGYKHQIESKCMSVLPNPCDFNLFMVQTGTIERQLRLFDFRLRQTEVHAFGWKQESSDSQSALINQAWSPDGLYITSGSVDPVIHVFDIRYNSHKPSQSIKAHQKRVFKAIWHHAVPLLISISSDLNIGLHKII; encoded by the exons ATGAATAAACCCCCGCACCCCAAAACTGAAAACTCAGACGAAAAACTGAATTCGAATGGAAGTAGAATGGAAGAGCAGGATAGATTGGAGCAAGAAGAAGCACTTATTGCTCTCATTGAGCATCGCACAAAGGAAGTCGAACATCTTCGACAACGCATCGCCTATTACAAATCTCAG TTCTCTGAAGCAGAGAATAGGCTAGAGGAGACACAGGTGAAATTAGCTCGTCTTCGGGGCCGAGAGAACATAGCAGCATCCACAAGCTCCCGTGGGAACAGGGCAAGTCCATTGACATCCAAAAGAAGATCCACAAGTCCCATTCAGAAAAATGAGGGCTCTTTTCATAGCTTGTCTGAATCTAAACCACATCGTAGCCAAGACAGCAATCCACCGCTTAGGAAATCTCCAGCACCAGATCGGAAAATGGCAAGCCCTTTCCAGAAAAATGAATATAGTTCTCGCTGTGTGCCCCAGGGGAAACCACCACTTGTCATTCCCGATGTGAAACCAAGAATATCTCAACCTTTGAAGAGGATAGAATCTGTTCCTAAAATCTCGAGTGCTTCTGATTCTCCGGCTGGTGGATCAGGGCTAGCTCATGTTACTAGTATGACAAAGTTAAAAGCAGATAAAAGTCACAGAATGACGGAGAAGGAAGCTTCGGAACTTCAGCCTAAAGGAACAAAAAGGAAGTTTG AGCAGAAAGAACATAGAGAGCTGATACAATTGATAGGTAGTTATTCTTCAGCAAGCATGATACGCTGCCAGACGTCCTGTGTCATATCTAGTCAACACAAGAGAAAGCTGAGAACAATTATTTCGTGTCCTACAAATGATCAACTTTTTGCAAGCAG TGCGTTGGACGGGCTTGTCAACTTATGGCAGGTACATGGCAGAGG GTCAACTGCTAATCTTCTTAGTTCCACTGATTGCCTTTCATCCAAGCATAGGAGATGGCCAGAAGATGTAGCCTGGCATCCGGAAGGCGATAGTCTCTTTTCAGTTTATAGTGCTGATGGCGGGGATTCTCAAATTTCAATCTTGAATCTTAACAAAGGAAAAGAG AAGATGCGTGTAAGTTTCTTGGAGGAGAAGCCTCATGTCAAAGGGATAATCAACAATATAATCTTCATGCCGTGGGAAGATATCCAGTTTGTTACTGGTGGTAGTGATCATGCAGTAATTATGTGGAGCAATAAAGATGGAGAAAATTCTTGGAAAGCTAAAGCATTGCATAGAAGTTTGCATTCTTCTGCAGTGATGGGAGTTGCCGGTTTGCAGCATAAGAAAGTTGTGATGTCTGCTGGAGCTGACAGACGGATCATTGGATTTGATGTGCTAGCTGACAGAGCAGGATACAAGCATCAAATAGAAAGTAAATGCATGAGTGTCCTACCTAATCCGTGCGACTTCAATCTCTTTATGGTGCAGACAGG GACTATAGAGAGGCAGCTTCGCTTATTTGATTTTAGATTGAGGCAGACAGAGGTTCATGCCTTTGGGTGGAAGCAAGAAAGTAGTGACTCACAGTCCGCTCTCATAAACCAGGCTTGGTCACCTGATGGCTTGTACATAACATCTGGGTCGGTTGATCCAGTCATCCACGTTTTTGACATAAGGTACAATTCACACAAACCTTCTCAGTCCATTAAAGCCCATCAAAAGCGAGTCTTCAAAGCTATTTGGCATCATGCTGTCCCGCTCCTCATTTCTATATCTTCTGATTTGAACATTGGTTTGCACAAAATCATTTGA